In Mugil cephalus isolate CIBA_MC_2020 chromosome 20, CIBA_Mcephalus_1.1, whole genome shotgun sequence, the following are encoded in one genomic region:
- the LOC124997388 gene encoding phosphoribosyl pyrophosphate synthase-associated protein 2, translated as MNHTKGGLVIFTANSHHSSRELGKRIAERLGVELGKVLVYQEANRETRVQIQESVRGKDVFIIQTVSKDVNTTIMEMLIMVYACRTSCAKSITGVLPYFPYSKQCKMRKRGSIVSKLIASMMCKAGLTHLITMDLHQKEIQGFFNIPVDNLRASPFLLQYIQEEIPDYRNAVIVAKSPASAKRAQSFAERLRLGIAVIHGEAQDAESDQVDGRHSPPTVKTTGAIHPSMEIPLLIPKEKPPITVVGDVGGRIAIIVDDIIDDVDSFVAAAETLKERGAYKIFVMATHGILSSDAPRFIEESAIDEVVVTNTIPHELQKLQCPKIKTVDISMILSEAIRRIHNGESMSYLFRNIGVDD; from the exons ATGAACCACACCAAGGGCGGTCTGGTCATCTTCACCGCCAACTCGCACCACTCCAGCCGCGAGTTGGGAAAGAGGATCGCAGA GCGGTTAGGGGTGGAGCTTGGTAAAGTGCTGGTGTATCAGGAAGCTAACAGAG AAACGCGGGTGCAGATCCAAGAGTCCGTGCGAGGCAAAGATGTCTTCATCATCCAGACCGTGTCCAA GGATGTAAACACCACCATCATGGAGATGCTGATCATGGTGTACGCGTGCAGGACGTCCTGCGCCAAAAGCATCACGGGAGTCCTCCCCTACTTTCCCTACAGCAAGCAGTGCAAGATGAGGAAGAGGGGCTCCATCGTCTCCAAGCTCATCGCCTCCATGATGTGTAAAGCCG GTCTCACCCACCTGATCACCATGGACCTCCATCAGAAAGAGATTCAAGGCTTCTTCAACATCCCCGTGGACAATCTGAGAGCTTCTCCGTTCCTGCTGCAGTACATTCAGGAAGAG ATCCCTGACTACAGAAACGCTGTGATTGTTGCCAAATCCCCGGCCTCTGCTAAAAG AGCTCAGTCTTTTGCAGAGCGGCTACGTCTGGGCATAGCCGTCATCCACGGTGAAGCTCAGGACGCCGAGTCGGACCAGGTGGACGGACGACACTCGCCACCCACCGTCAAGACCACAGGAGCCATTCACCCCAGCATGGAGATACCAC TGTTGATTCCTAAAGAGAAGCCGCCCATCACTGTAGTCGGAGATGTGGGAGGACGCATCGCCATCATAGTG GACGACATCATCGATGACGTCGACAGTTTCGTTGCAGCAGCGGAGACGCTGAAGGAACGAGGAGCCTACAAGATTTTCGTCATGGCGACGCACGGCATCCTCTCCTCCGACGCCCCGAGGTTCATAGAGGAGTCGGCTATCGACGAG gtggTGGTGACCAACACGATTCCCCACGAGCTCCAGAAGCTCCAGTGTCCAAAGATTAAAACGGTCGACATCAGCATGATCCTGTCGGAGGCCATCCGCCGCATCCACAACGGGGAGTCCATGTCCTACCTGTTCCGCAACATAGGAGTGGACGACTGA